From Equus przewalskii isolate Varuska chromosome 2, EquPr2, whole genome shotgun sequence:
CTGCCAGGGGCACAGGGGCCCTGCTCACCCTGCCTCCCTGGAGTGGACCcctccttgctctcttccctgaAACCAGGTATAGGTGAGCACACCTGGAGCTGCATGAGGCCACCCCAGGGTTCTGGACAAAGGAAGAGATGAAATGAATGGATCTGTGGCTTCATCCATGGTCTCCCCTTAATGCTGAGACTcctttgtgagcaaaataaagatgagaccaaaaaactaaagaaaactcAGCATTTCCCTTGAGACCCCATTGCATTCCACTAATAAAAAGTGGATTAAAGTTCTTAAATATTCATCAATGTctcagaatattaaaaacaacattaaaaactCAATTACTGAAGCCCAAATCTTACAACTGGGGCCtcagggggaaatggggagaggctGCTAAGGAGTACAGGTTTCTTTCGGGGTGATGAAAGTGCACAAAAATTGAtcgcagtgatggttgcacaactgtgaaTACACTAGAGGCCACTGagttgcacactttaaatgggtgaattgaacggcacgtgaattatatctcaacaaagctgtcattacaaaaaaaataaatcttaggcTTGAAAATGCATTTACTAAATTCCAggcttaaaaaaaagacaaacaactcctCTTCATGTCCCCTGGGCGGTCACGGCCCTagccagagaggaggaggagctgaaaCGGTAAATGTTTTTCATGGAAAGCTTTGAGATGGGGCCTTTCCTAGACGGTGTGGGATGATTAAGGGGAGCCCTGTCTGGAGGCAGGAGGACAACCTAAATGACCTTCACTCTCTCGGTCAAGGAGTCCACAGACTCCTGGGGGTTGGGGCTGGGTTCCCCCACCCCCCCTGCGCACAGAGCCTTGGGGCTCCCTTATCAGAAAGCATCCTGCCCCCGTGGCCCCACATCTGGCTCCTCACTTCTGCCCTGCACAGCACCCTGACCTCGAGCGGatcactccctctgcctgggcctcagtttccccatctgcaaggTGAGGAATGTACACCAGATGCTCCCCAAAGTCCCACCCAGCTGAGATCGCGAAGGCCAGAAATGCCTCCCAGCAGCTCTCGGGCTGGACATACTGTCGAGGCCCTGCCGCAGGATTAAGTGGGGGAATTCAGTGGTGCTTCCTCTCCTCACTCAGGAGCCCTTTTCCCTCCGCCCtgaaccgggccagccccttctccctcAAGGATGTGGCTCAGCCCCCACTGGGAGGTGCAGGGGCTTCCCCTGGTGGCTGAAGGCACTTGAGAAAACATCAAGAGTCATCGAATGTGGCCTGAGAGCCCTGCCTGGCTGTGAAGTGACGGCAGAGAGGGAGTTCCCATCATGTCCTCTTGGCTTAATGGGTTTCAGGTCAACTCATGAATATCCTCATGAAAAAGCGTTTCTAAACAGCAGAGGCCTGCACAAGCCCCCAGCTCCAGCTCCCATATTTCTGGTGATCACGCCTGAAATTAACATCAGGCACCAGCGGCAGCCGTGGCTTGTGGAGCAACTATGGTGTGCCTGGCAGGGACGGTGGCCCCAatctacagatggagaaacaggctTGGGGATGTGAAAGTTGGGGTCCAAGGTATGAGAGCCAAAGGCTAGAATGTGGACATACACCCAGGTCCATCAAATTCTAGAGTCTGGCTCTTTTTACGCCAACATGAAGAGGGAGTTCTCAACAGCCCTTCGCAGTTTACCCAAAGGGGCAAAGACCTACAGCTGCCTCCTTCCGCCCCTGCTGAGCACGGGTCTTCACCCTCACCACCCTTGGAGCACACTGAATAACTCAGGGACGGGTCATGAAAACAGAAGGGACATGTCCTCTGGACACGGCAGATCTTCCAAGATGGGCTACGGAAGTGGCAGCTGATGGCTGCAGTGATGTGTTCTAAGTTGAAAATAGGACCACTCACCCAGGCATCCCATGGATGGGTCTATTCTTGGGGGCCTCGAGGTCACAAACAGGTCATCCCCCCTCCAATCCTGTAGGAGGCAAATGATGATGCACAGGGCCATGGCTGGGCGGAGGCTGAGAATGCACCGGCCAAAGAATGGGACATGGGCACTGTGCCATGGAAGACATCTGTCCCACCAATTTCAGTTGGTCACTAACAGGACCCAAGAAGGCCCCCACCTCAATACTTTCGACTGGGGGCTGCAGGCTCTATATCCAGCTCCATCCAATTCAGTGCCCACTGAAATTCCACTGAGGAAGCTCCCAAACGGAGAAGGCAGAGTTTATTCAATGACTCCTGTCAGGGTGAGGCGCGAGGGCCACTATGCCCATCTCCAGGAAGCTGAGGCGCTCACTCATTTACATAGTTTATATGAATGGGGGGGGTGGCGCTGAGAAGGCGGCACAGAAATCAGGAAGTGAATCAGGCGCTATTTATGGGAGCAGAAGGTTGAGGAACTGGACAAGTCCATGTGCCAACTTCCACATTTCTAGGAGAAACGGTTACCTGGTGGCCTATGTGAACACGCGTGGCCCCAGCACCCCAACCCGTGGCTCTGTCTCAGTTCACTGAGAGATTGCGACCCCATTCAAGCCTCCAGAGCCTGGTGCTGTGTCTAGTTCATGGGCTAAATGGATGAACTTTGGGTCTGTAGGTCAAGGACGACGCCTCATGTCAGGAAGTGCCCCTGATTCATCGATGTTCCCTTGAACGTCGCTGACTCAGGGGCCCGTCCTAGAGCATTTTCACTGCAGGCTGCTCCAGGAAATGGATTCGAGAAAGTCGTCTGTCAAGGATGGACATCCCAGGACATGTGTACATTTTCCCTTTACATTAAGCAGTTCTTagataaaagagacaaaacagaACACCAACCCCTTGTCCTGGCCAACTGGGGAGGGACACCCAGCCACGCAATGCCAGCACTCTTGGTTCCCTGTCCCCAACTCTGGGAGCCTGCTGTCCTCATATGACAAGCCTTTTGGCGGGCAGGGAGTCTGGAACGACCCCTTCCCCCACACGGCCTCTCTCCCCCAGAAGGAAGCCCCTGCAGGGTGGGGTGATCAGCCTCCCCGACAAGGAGCTTCCCAAGAGCCCAGCTGGAACGGAGGTGCAGGAAGGAGCCACCATCGGGTGACGCGCCCTGGGAGGGCCCCAGGAGGAGGTCACCAAGTCGAAAGGCTCCTGGGGAAAAGAGCTGAGCCTTCTCTGAACCACAATCACTACAAACCACACCAAACTTATGTGGCAGCTCTAAAAGGGAGAATTTGACAATGCTGAACCGCAGGGAAAATGCTTCCTTAGCTGAGAATGCTGTTAAAAGCAGTCGGGGGCAGGGAGGACCCATGGGTCTGGGACCCTCCCTTGGGTGACAGCCAGTCTGCAGCAGGCAAATAGGcctttcccttctgcctctccATAGGGCGGCAGGCAGGCCTAGGGGCCCAGCCGGGCCCTGTCTCCCCACGACACTGACCATCTCCACCCCTTTGCCCTAGGAAAGAGTGAGGGGACACAGCAGCCCCTCTGGTTGCAGCCTCAGCCCCAGAGGTCTCAAGCCCTAAGGAAGAGTCAGAACAAGTGGCCAGTGGCCACTGGTGGCTGGACGGTGGGGGAGGTCACACAGGGACACACTGATAACTGCCTTTTGCTCTGGCCCAGGCCAGCTCGGCCTACGGCCCCAGCACAGGGGCAGGGACTCTGCTGGGGAGGGTCCGCCTGGCGTgcaggggaagggctggggaACAGACGCCCAGGGAGGGTGCACACGCAGCTTTGGCTGACTAGCTCTCAAACAGCTGCTCCCTGCTGAGGTCAGGAGCTGGCGGCCGGGCTGGGGTGGGGTAAGGAAGGAGGGTGCAGACGACGTCCCAGACATCCCAGGGAGCAGTAATGGATCAGAACCACCTCCAAGACTTCAAGAGCAAAGCCCAGGCCAGGCCCACACCAAGAAGATGTACCTAGCCAGAGCTGGGCTTCCGCCTGTCAAGTCCTGCTCCCTGGGTGGACCTCAGACCCGGTCCCACCCtgactttcctccttcctcagctgCCTTGGAAGGGAAAGCAAACCCTTCTGGGCAGAGGACTTGGGCACCCTTTGACCTCACCCAATCTGATCGCTGGGCTTCATCTGTCACTGTCCTGTCTCCCCCAGGCAGGAGCATGGGGAGGGGAAGTTCTTGTGGGAAGGGTCTGTGTTTGCTGTCTCCGCATTTGTAGTAGGTGGAATAGTGTCGCCCCAAATTCAGGGCCATTTggaacctcagaacgtgaccCTATTGGAAgcaggatctttgcagatgtaattagttaagatgaggtcatactggagtagggtgggccctgaatccaatgGCTGGTGTCCTAAAGAGGAGAGACACAAGGAGAGAGCCACACgatgacagaggcagagcctgagaggcatctacaagccaaggctCGCAGGCAaccagcagaggctgggagaagacaTGGGGCGGATGCTGCTCAGGAGGAACTGAGCCTGCCCACACCCTGATCTCGGACATCCGGCCTCCTGAACGGTGAGCGAGTAcattccgttttttttttttttttaaagattggcacctgagctaacatctgttgccaatcttttttttctccttctccctaaagccctccagtacacagttgtatattctagttgtaggttctagctgtgctatgtgggacgccgcctcagcatggcctgatgagcggtgccatgtctgtgcccaggatccgaaccggcggaactctgggccgccaaagcggagcgcgtgaacccaattacctggccacagggctggccccattccTGGTGTTTTACGCCACTCAGTTGGTGGCCATTTGTTCCGGCAGCCCTAAGAAACAATATGCCACCCTCGTCCTCCTCTCTAGACCTGCCACTCCCTCAGGCTTTTGATCCCACCCTACTGACGACTCTTGTCCAGGTCACCAGCGATCATCTTGTTGCTGAAGCTGATGGACAGTTCTCAGCCATCAACAATTTGACCCGGCATCACTTTGTCCTTCTTGAAGTCCTTTCTTCACTTGGTGTTCAGGACAGTATTCTCCCCTCCGCCTTGTCCACCAATCTCTAAACGTGGACGCGTCCCAGGGCTGGGCCTCAGCCCTCTCCCCCTCTTTCCCTAGGTGGTCTCATCCACAGGTCACGGCTCTAAACACCATCCAGCCGTGGTGACTCCTCCACTGACCATTGTTCTGGACGCTGTCCTGTCTCCACACTTGGAGAGCCCCCTGGACCGTTGAGCAAGCATCTCCAATTTAACTTCCCCACTTCCACAGCACCCACTCTGCCCCTAACCCCCGTCACCTCTCCCCTGTGGAACTGAGGTGTCAGTAAGCAGGTCGAGCCTGGCAGTTCTAACAACTGACCCTGCTCCCCATGTGTGCAGTGCCACCCTCACGGGTTTTTCCATCTGGATCCTCCAACGTCAAGGGGCGGTGCAGAGTGGAGCCCGTCCATGTCTGTTGGGGACTGGGGAAGGCGGGAAGCCAAGGGTGCCCTGGCGTTACGATTCCGGTGGGGAGGGGTCCTCCTCATTAACCAGGAGCAGTGGGGTGGGCTTAAGCCACTGGGCACTGCAGGGTCCAGCTGTAGGTGTGGGTCTCATAACTCATTCCTACGCTACTCCTCTTCCCCTCAACCCTTTAAATTTCCTAAATGAGAACAATTATGAAAGCAGCCAACTTCCCCTCTGATGCGGAGCCGACCCGGCATCTATCTACTTACAAGACGCCCGTCTGGGCCTCCAGGACTGTTTCGGCAGAACCTCTGCCAAGCTTTGCCCTGGCTCTGCAGGGCAACAGTCCTGTTTGAGCGTGTCCTGACTTGCCGTGGGTGACAGGCCCCAGGGCCCTCCAGGCCATCCTGGGATCTGTGTTCTGACTGGAGCTGGCAAGGTGAACAGTGAAGCCATGCAAACGCACTCCAGCGCTGGTGGACCCGTTCCCGCAGGAGACGGGCTGCAGCACTCTCGTGGACACCAATAGTCTCAGTGGCCTGGCGGCAACACAGCAAGCCCAGCAATTCGCTCACCTGTCTGCACAGCACGGACAGTAAACTCCCCGGGGCCAGGGTCACCCCTCTGCCAGGAGGAGGGAGGCCCATGGGCAAGGGTCCCCTGAGATCCTACGGCTCCTAACCCCTGCCCATCACCACGCACGGCAGATTTGCCTGTGGACTTTCGACCACTGTCACCTGGGGAGacagactcacagaactcacCCTGCTGGTTCCCTACACCAGGCCTGAGGTTACTTCCTCGGGGCGTTTACCTGCTGGATGCACACCTGGCTGTCCCTGCCGATGTCCCATGACCCAGGGGTGCTGGGCTGCACAGGTGAGGAAGATGCCCCATCTGGCTATTGGCTCACTGTCATTATCCAGCCAAAACCAGAGAGGGGGAGTGTGGGAGACGGGCAGCAGAGGCTTCCCAAGAAAAACGTTTAGGAGTTCGTTCTGCCTGATGGCCTGGATGTTTTCTCTGCTACCTTACAAAGACTGAagtagggaggaggaggagaggcacaACCTGAAGGTGTGGAGGCTGCGAGACCAGAGTAAGCATCTGTGCTCCTGACCCCCGGCCTGCAGGGTGGGGTTAGACCTTGGGGTGCCAGGGCAGACCTGGCCCTTAAAGACGGACAGCTGGTGCGTGGACGAAGCCTTCCAGCCCACCCCCTTTCCAAGGTGAGATTTGCAGATGGTAGAAGGGACCCATGAAGGAGTGAGGGTCAAGCACAGAGATGGATAGTTCTGGAACCCTAGGACCTCCTGCCACTATGGGCTCCCAGCAAAGAAGCCACAGAGCCTTCCACCTCCCAAACCAGGACAGTGCCGCCACACGTGGGCTATGTTCATGCATAGTTTGAGAAAGGACACTTCCTTTTCCAAAGGTACAGGTGGAAATCGCTGCTGACTCAGCCTGTTTCTAATCCACATTCTCTTCTCCAAAGGCCTCCTGACATCACGACTGAACCAGCCCCTCTCAGGTGACTGTGTCCCAAAGGAGCCCACTCAGAAGCCTCCAGCACAGAGAGAAAGACCCTAACCTGTCTAATAAATGAGAGAGGCCACTGGCTTTCATGTATATGAAAGGTCCTAGTACCCTCAAGGCCGCAAACCCCAGCTCAGTAACATGCTGGCTACTTTGCTAGAATTTGGTCAAATGCTGATCAAATCTGGAAGCAGGTCAACTAGAAACAAAACCACGTCTATCAAagaccatccatccatccacccatccatccatctacctatccgctcatctatccatccacccattcattcatttattccttcctccattcatccatccactcatccaaccATCTACCtatccactcatctatccatccacccatctatccattcatttattccttcattcattcatccattcacctgcccatctatccactcatccactcatgcatccatccctccatctatcCACTCAACTATCCACCCACtcattcacccatccacccatccacccatccacctatccatccatccacctttccactcatccatccatccatcccatccatccatccatccatccacccacccatctatccattcttccatctgtttattcattcatctatccacccatccactcatccatccatccactcatccatgaGGTGCTGCCAGGTAATCTGGCAGACTCTGGCTAGAATTCCTAATTTAACCAGAGGCAGGTCAAGTGTTGCCTCTGAGGATCTGAATATGCTGGGATGTCtatttatagacattttaattCCAACGACTGTGTAAACTTTTGCTGGGCCCCGATAGCCCAGCCACAGGGACACACATGAATCTAGGGACACTGCCATCTTGGAGAGTGCAGAAGACACTTACGGTCGAGTCCGTTCAAGTAGCGCATGCGGATCTCACAGTGGCCCCAGACGGCACTCACTACAGGATAGAGTTTTTTGCCCTTGAGTCCCCGAAAAGCCACTCCCATGTACTGTCCGTCCACAATGAAGCTCAGGGTCCCGTCGTCCATGTCCAGGGCTACCAGGAAGGAGTCGGGGACAATGAATGTCTCATCTGGCTCTAGGAAGGCCGGGTATGTTTTGCTTGGCTGATTTTTGCCATCATGGTAGAGCCGGTTGCGCCCCAAGTCCCAGCCCCAGGACTCGTGGTTATTCCCCACGAGGGTCGTGTACCCAACGGAGTGCAGGGGGGCGTCTGCTGTCGCCACCCCCACCACGGCGTGTGTGCCCCGCTGTCTCATGGCCCACGTGATCTGCCACACATGCAGCCCGCGTGTGTACCCGACCTTGCCCCTGATGGCATCTGTGCTCTGGGCCACCGGATGCCGGTGAAAGATCAGCTTGTCATCCTCCTTCACAAAGACATTGAGCGAGCGGTCATTGTTGTTCCAGGAATGGAGCAGCTGGACGTCATAGGACACGGGGGGCATGTCCAGCAGCAGGTCCAGACGGGTGGGCTTGCAATAGTCCAGACCTTGGAGCTCCTGCTTCAAGGGCCGGTACGTGGGGTCCCTCATGTCCACAGTCTTGATCCCACCGGTGACCTTCTGACCCATGTTTGCCGTCCGTTTCACTTCGCCACTGACTCCCAAGACAAACTCATCAATCGCGGGGccttttctccagttttccaatCAGGCCCGGACAGAATTCTGAAGGACAGCTGCCAGGCGACCTCTGCAAGCTGTGGAGCAGTCAGTATTGCCTAATGgctggaaagaaaaataggaggCGGGGTGAGCACGGGGTgtgggaagaaggggaaaaggtTAACTAGCAGCGCAAGGCTGACCACGCGGACATGTCCCAGCAGCCCGGCTGTGAGCTCCCATCACACCCGATACGGGGCAGACCAGAGTCCTGGCAAAGAAGGAAACCATGCTCTGTCCCCATGGCTACGCCGTCATAAAGGAGAGGGCAGTCCGGCTGGCTGTCACGTGGAGAGGAGGGCTTGGGAGCCAGGCATTAGCCTCCACTGTGTCTGGTGCAGGGGCTGAGACATGCAGCCGACACACACCAAGTCCCTAATCACAGTTTCTCCAGGCAGAAGGCCAAGTTGGCACAGATCCTGAAATGAGCCCCAGTGCAGTGGGCATCTTCCTCGGTTAAAGCAAGGGGAAGCTTACTTCCCACGCCTGCCGTTCAGGACAGGTGAAGCCCTGAGAGGCAGCAGAAGCTGTTTGACATGCTACCCCCAGCTCCTCGTCTCTGTTTTCCAGCACAGCCGCCTTCAGGAGACATACCACTGGATCACGTGAGGCAAGGGAACCCGGGGCAGGCAGAAAGCTCAACTCAGGGGTCTGTGTGTGCACTCGGCCAGGAGGCCCAAGATTCCCTGAGGCTGTGGCAACCTCCCCAGCAGGTCCCAAGTCCTGCCTGGACTGGGGGCTGCCAGCTGTGCTCTTCTGAAGGCCCAGGGGTTGACCCTGAGCCAGGTGGGCACAGAGGCTCTCGCCCACCCCCCGGGTTGTTCTGGACCAACACTTGGACGACCACCCACACCCTTGAACTAGCAGCCAATGCTTGGCTCCTCAGACCCCAAGAGCCCATCTGGGGAGGAAGTCTGACTTCAAGCCGCCTCGTTCCCACTCTGGCTTCACCATCCCTTGGCTCCTTTAAAGGAGATGGGGCCGTGGGGTTGGAGGAGAGATCTGACTGGATCTGGCCCGTCCTTTCTATCAGCAGCACCCGCAGGGTTACATCCAAGGAGAAGGTGGCTGACACGTGGGACTGTCAGGTCTCTGACCACCCGTGCCAGTCCTGTCCTCGGTGCCTGCCTTGGACAAGGGCAAGTAACACGTCATTTTGATTTCCTGGGCCCCACTCAAGAGAAAAGGTTCTTTCTGCCATCACAGACCTCCTGGGCCTGCAGAAGGGACTCTTGGCTGCCAGGTTTGGGGGACAGGCTCCCAGCACTGACCAGACAGGAAGAGGACAGGCTCCTGGCTAAACAAATTTAACTAATGTATGCAGAGGAGCCGGGCGGAGGCCATTGGTGCCAGGCTCCTGGGAATAGCGTCATGCCGGTCAATTGTCCCAAGGAGACTAAGGAGCCTGGGACGAAGAGAACACAAAGGAGCCTGGTGTAGGGGGGCTGCAGGGCTCCCCCTGCAGTTGGCGTATTGCTTTTCCACTGTGGCAGAGGATAGAGCCCCTGCTGGGAGTGAcggcagggagggctgggggaaaTCTGGGAACCGGGGACCATTGGCTCCCTGTTGGGTgcccagggccaggaggagggcaAGCAGGTGCAGTCTCTCAGGGGCCCCCAGCAGACCTGGAGCTGCCTCCCTCTCAGCTGGAAAGAGACCCCATGAGATGACGTCTTCAGGGCGGCCAGGCCTCCAGGAGGCTGGCTCTTGGTACAGCGTTCCCATGTGGGGACACTTGACCCTGACCCCCTTATCTCAGTGGGGAGGTCACATTCCTCGCTCTTCCCTTTCTGGTGTGGAATGGAAGGCTCCTTCATTCCCTGAGGCACAGCCATTGCTTCAGAGGCAGACTAGGACCCCTTGTGTCAAATGTATGCAAAGCTGGTACACAGCTGAGATGCCCTCTAAAGCCGGGGGGACACCCAGGTTCTGGAAACTTCTGTGGATATCGTGACCTCACCTCCTGGATCTTCCAGGATAATCTCAGTTTCAAGCTTTCAGTCCCCTGGACCCCTGAAAGCCATCGAAACCTCCAGGACTTCCCCTGGCCCTGTTGAGGGGCACCCTGTGGCTTTGTGACCTGCTCGCCAGGGTAagcgggggtggggagagcctgGGTTTTGGTGTGGAAATGTGGTCCTGGTAACTGCAgagactggccctgggctgcagccttccctgacccGCCTCTTCGACGCCTGCCTCCCCAACCTCCCTCTGAGCATCTTTCTGAGCTGGGGAAGGCTGGTCCGAGGCAGTTCTCAAAGTCAGAAGCATCCACACCCATCTCTGTCTGGACACCCGCCTCTGGCTGGTGCCCACGGACCTCTCTGTGCAGGACACATGTCAGCTTCCCTGGGAGGACGAGGAGGGACTCGACTTCCCAAGAGAGTTCATTCTACTGCTTCCTGGAGTGAAGCAGCCATTGCTTTCTGTCCCAGCAGGAAGGACCTCTCTCCCAGAATCTCACGGCGTGGAAGGTCCCAGCTCCACCCGTGGGGACAGGTGGGAAGAGTGAGGAGGCTGGCAGCGGGGAGACATGGGGCAGGCGGGACGTATGGGAGAGGAAGGTGGTGGGGCAGAAGTCCTTCCaagacattaatttaaaatacttggAGAGAAACGTGTGGGAATGGGGAAGGACCATTCAGGGAGGCTgaaagggggaagggggagaggagaggacaagGTACAGGTGGAGAGCGGGGAAGGGGCaatggggttgggggtgaggaagggagagagggagggcgatggggaagggaggggaggggaggggaggggaggggatgggagggagctCTCAGGCCAGTAAATCTGGGCCTGTACACATCTACACCTCCTACTTCAGCTGgaccagggatcagcaaactctGTGTAAAGGGCTAGACAGTAAATGTTTAGGCCTTGTGGGCCAGAAGGTCTCTGTGCAACTCCTCAACACGGCCTCGTGATGTGAAAGCAGCCCGACAGTACATCCAGAAATAAGTACAgctgcattccaataaaactttatttacaagcaCAGGCTGGTCCATAGTCGGCTGACCCTGAGCTAGACTAAGAGCCCCACACCTGGTCTCCGAGGGACAGAGCACGGCCATCGTGCCACAGAAGATGCTGTGGGAGGGAATCTCCCCATAGCAGGGTCAGTGCAGCCTCAGACAGCGCTCAGAGAAGACAGCAGAAGCTCGTGGTGGGGTGGCGTACCCTCTGTCTGCGTGGCCAGCTCCATATGCTCTCCTGTTCTGAGATTACACCACCTCTGAGTCCACCTGCCAAGCAGATCCACCTACGTGGCCCTTGTGCTAAGCTCCCCCTCCCTCGGCCCCATGTCAGAACCATAGGAGAGGGAGGGCCCCTCCTGGCCCTGGACCACGTGGCCCTGAGTGGAGGGAGTccctgggaggaaggaggcaggagaggggcaggaagggcaggTAAAGGTGCCTACAGCATCACAGGGTGACTCCTGCACAAGGGCATGCAAGGGCCCGGCCAGGGCACTTGGGCCACCcactctgctgcttctgggcCACTCTGCCATCTGAGTCACCTCCTAGGTGGTCAATGGCTGTGGCAACCCTAGAGCCACTCTTGACTCACCTTTCACCTGCCCATCCCCACCCTGTGTCCAGCAGCACTTCCTTCTCGACTTCCTGCTGTCCATACCTAGCCACCTCCTTGCCATGCAAGGCCACTGGAGCCATCCAGCCGCTCTCATCCTTCTGCTCTATTTTTGAATGTGGCTGCAGAGATCCACCCTTTTGGGGTCTCCCAGGAGCATCACTAACTCCCTTCCTGGGGACTGCAGTCTGGCAGGGTGCttcccccaggcccctccccacgtGCACCTCCCCACTCTGCTTTCCTCTGCCAAGCCCTGCTCCTGGGGCTTGCAATCCTGGGGGAACCTCATGCACAGAATGGTGGGTTGGAGCACTGCCTAGGACTTGCCCTTAGCTTTTCTGAGCTTCTGTCTGCTCCTCTGTATGACAGGTGTCCCATGCTCTACTGAGTGAATGTTCCAGAGAGGATAACTGGCATTTtcacttttgtcttatttttattttctagaccACGCTCTGGACACGAAAAGACCCCCGTTATGCATCTTCTTGGTACCACACCCGGTCCTACAAATGGATGCTGTCT
This genomic window contains:
- the SPSB1 gene encoding SPRY domain-containing SOCS box protein 1, coding for MGQKVTGGIKTVDMRDPTYRPLKQELQGLDYCKPTRLDLLLDMPPVSYDVQLLHSWNNNDRSLNVFVKEDDKLIFHRHPVAQSTDAIRGKVGYTRGLHVWQITWAMRQRGTHAVVGVATADAPLHSVGYTTLVGNNHESWGWDLGRNRLYHDGKNQPSKTYPAFLEPDETFIVPDSFLVALDMDDGTLSFIVDGQYMGVAFRGLKGKKLYPVVSAVWGHCEIRMRYLNGLDPEPLPLMDLCRRSVRLALGKERLGEIHALPLPASLKAYLLYQ